A single window of Cryptosporangium aurantiacum DNA harbors:
- the tsaA gene encoding tRNA (N6-threonylcarbamoyladenosine(37)-N6)-methyltransferase TrmO, whose translation MTYQLRPIGVVESPLVDREKAPKQGVQGSPEAWLVFDPAVADGLRDLAVGDDVFVLTWLHLGDRSVVAVHPRDDPRTPLTGVFSTRSSDRPNPIGLHRVRVLTIDGLRVRVADLEAVDGTPIVDLKPVLDATR comes from the coding sequence ATGACCTACCAGCTTCGTCCGATCGGTGTCGTCGAGTCACCCCTGGTCGATCGTGAGAAGGCACCCAAGCAGGGCGTGCAAGGCAGTCCCGAGGCGTGGCTGGTGTTCGACCCCGCCGTGGCCGACGGCCTTCGGGACCTCGCGGTCGGCGACGACGTTTTCGTCCTGACCTGGCTGCACCTCGGCGACCGATCCGTGGTGGCCGTCCATCCCCGCGACGACCCGCGGACCCCGCTGACCGGCGTGTTCAGCACCCGGTCTTCCGACCGGCCCAACCCGATCGGTCTGCATCGGGTTCGGGTGCTCACGATCGACGGGCTCCGGGTGCGGGTGGCTGACCTCGAGGCCGTCGACGGCACGCCGATCGTCGACCTCAAACCGGTTTTGGACGCCACACGCTAG